Proteins encoded within one genomic window of Jiangella mangrovi:
- a CDS encoding ROK family transcriptional regulator: protein MSALPEARTWPRLHDAQRRVLLEVLIHGAQSRVAIARRLGLSRTSLTRLVRELVELGFVEEGDVHLRPTRGRPPELLNVRPNAAHLLGVKLTGDALYAVVTDLTAQVVASEEHRLSSRSVDDVVGLIGDVAGSLLSGRELPAAVGVCLAGDVRRSGGEEFVDRSLFLGWDGVPLASLVSAATGLPAVTSNDVQALAAGHHWFGAGVQLTSMVVFGIGAGIGAGVVSGDELVSGAHGRPGKIGHARLPSSLGTGAPCHHGHDTCVHSFVTMPAIEFNAGVAAGSYGEAVSRARAGDEAAVRAFRLSAYALGVVVAQFVNVLDPQKVVVTGEGTDMLDLAPRDFEKALADQLEDNHVADGVVIDRQPFEFTHYARGAAVGALRSLLSE, encoded by the coding sequence ATGTCTGCGTTGCCGGAGGCGCGTACGTGGCCGCGCCTGCACGATGCGCAGCGCCGGGTGCTGCTCGAAGTGCTCATCCACGGCGCGCAGTCCCGGGTCGCCATCGCCCGCCGCCTCGGCCTGTCCCGCACCAGCCTGACCCGGCTGGTCCGCGAACTGGTCGAGCTCGGCTTCGTCGAAGAGGGCGACGTCCACCTGCGGCCCACCCGCGGCCGCCCGCCCGAGCTGCTCAACGTCCGCCCCAACGCCGCGCACCTGCTCGGGGTGAAACTGACCGGCGACGCGCTGTACGCGGTGGTCACCGACCTGACGGCCCAGGTGGTGGCGTCGGAGGAGCACCGGCTCTCGTCCCGTTCGGTCGATGACGTCGTCGGGCTGATCGGCGACGTGGCGGGGTCGCTGCTCTCGGGCCGCGAGCTGCCCGCCGCGGTGGGCGTGTGCCTGGCCGGCGACGTGCGACGATCCGGCGGTGAGGAGTTCGTCGACCGCTCCCTCTTCCTCGGCTGGGACGGCGTCCCCTTGGCCTCGCTGGTGTCGGCCGCCACCGGGCTGCCCGCCGTCACCAGCAACGACGTGCAGGCCCTGGCGGCCGGGCACCACTGGTTCGGTGCGGGCGTCCAGCTGACGTCGATGGTCGTGTTCGGCATCGGCGCGGGCATCGGCGCCGGCGTGGTCTCGGGCGATGAGCTGGTGTCGGGAGCGCACGGGCGGCCGGGGAAGATCGGGCACGCCCGGCTCCCGTCGTCGCTGGGGACCGGCGCCCCCTGCCACCACGGCCACGACACCTGCGTGCACAGCTTCGTCACCATGCCGGCCATCGAGTTCAACGCGGGTGTGGCTGCGGGTTCGTATGGGGAGGCGGTGTCGCGGGCGCGGGCGGGGGATGAGGCGGCCGTGCGGGCGTTCCGGCTGTCCGCCTACGCGCTGGGCGTGGTCGTCGCGCAGTTCGTCAACGTGCTGGATCCGCAGAAGGTCGTGGTGACCGGCGAGGGGACCGACATGCTCGACCTCGCACCGCGCGACTTCGAGAAGGCGCTGGCGGATCAGCTCGAGGACAACCACGTCGCGGATGGTGTCGTGATCGATCGGCAGCCCTTCGAGTTCACCCACTACGCGCGGGGTGCTGCGGTGGGGGCGTTGCGGAGTCTGCTGTCGGAGTGA
- a CDS encoding exodeoxyribonuclease III: MSVGGTTVGPVRVATWNVNSVKQRMPRLLPWLDQRRPDVVCLQETKLGDDAAQELLGAELDQRGYQAAFHGEARWNGVALFSRVGLDDVVTGLPGGPGFPHQEARAVSATCGGVRVHSVYVPNGREPDSEHYAYKLQWLAALRAQVEAGPDAVMVCGDMNIAPADADVFDPDAYVGQTHVTPPERAALADLQSAGLHDVVRDRWPAERVFTYWDYRAGMFHKDLGMRIDLVLASSAVAGRVAAAWVDRHARKGTGPSDHAPVIVDLDEAPDGDIGPVVPPPSAAAPRRGSVRLPQSK, encoded by the coding sequence ATGTCGGTGGGCGGGACTACGGTAGGTCCGGTGAGAGTCGCCACGTGGAACGTCAACTCCGTCAAGCAGCGCATGCCGCGGCTGCTGCCCTGGCTCGACCAGCGCCGGCCCGACGTCGTCTGCCTGCAGGAGACCAAGCTGGGCGACGACGCCGCCCAGGAACTGCTCGGCGCGGAGCTCGACCAGCGTGGCTACCAGGCGGCCTTCCACGGTGAAGCACGCTGGAACGGCGTCGCGCTGTTCTCCAGGGTCGGCCTCGACGACGTCGTCACGGGGCTGCCGGGCGGGCCGGGATTCCCGCACCAGGAGGCGCGCGCCGTGTCGGCCACCTGCGGGGGAGTGCGGGTGCACTCGGTCTACGTCCCCAACGGCCGCGAGCCCGACTCCGAGCACTACGCCTACAAGCTGCAGTGGCTGGCGGCCCTGCGCGCCCAGGTCGAGGCCGGGCCCGACGCCGTCATGGTCTGCGGCGACATGAACATCGCCCCCGCCGACGCCGACGTGTTCGACCCCGACGCCTACGTCGGGCAGACCCACGTCACCCCGCCCGAGCGGGCCGCGCTGGCCGACCTGCAGTCCGCCGGCCTGCACGACGTCGTCCGTGACCGCTGGCCGGCCGAACGGGTCTTCACCTACTGGGACTACCGCGCCGGCATGTTCCACAAGGACCTCGGCATGCGCATCGACCTCGTGCTGGCCAGCTCGGCGGTGGCCGGCCGGGTGGCGGCGGCCTGGGTCGACCGGCACGCGCGCAAGGGCACCGGCCCCAGCGACCACGCGCCGGTCATCGTCGACCTCGACGAGGCCCCCGACGGCGACATCGGCCCCGTGGTGCCCCCGCCGTCGGCCGCCGCCCCGCGCCGCGGCTCGGTCCGGCTGCCCCAGTCGAAGTAG
- a CDS encoding LysE family translocator yields MPTRRDLAVSPLPGIGAGCLAWGVAAAGAVYLVGLGAHLLWSSFRRQDGSDDAVSGPDGVPDVDRGSLWVSWLTGLGTNILNPKIGVFYVATIPQFIPDGTSPLLMGILLAVVHNLIGMAWFAFVITGAGFMARTLGRSRFARVADRVTGVVLVGFGLRLALQHR; encoded by the coding sequence TTGCCGACGCGTAGGGACCTCGCGGTCAGCCCCCTCCCAGGCATCGGCGCCGGCTGCCTGGCCTGGGGCGTCGCGGCCGCCGGGGCGGTGTACCTGGTCGGGCTGGGCGCGCACCTGCTGTGGTCGAGCTTCCGGCGGCAGGACGGCTCTGACGATGCTGTTTCGGGGCCGGACGGGGTGCCGGATGTCGACCGCGGGTCGCTGTGGGTCTCGTGGCTGACCGGACTGGGCACGAACATCCTCAATCCGAAGATCGGGGTGTTCTATGTGGCGACCATTCCGCAGTTCATTCCCGACGGCACCTCGCCGCTGCTCATGGGAATTCTGCTCGCCGTCGTGCACAACCTCATCGGAATGGCCTGGTTCGCGTTCGTCATCACCGGTGCCGGATTCATGGCGCGCACGCTCGGACGGTCCCGGTTCGCGCGCGTGGCCGACCGCGTCACGGGCGTCGTCCTGGTCGGTTTCGGGCTGCGGCTCGCCCTGCAGCACCGCTGA
- the pyk gene encoding pyruvate kinase, whose product MRRAKIVCTLGPATDSPERLRELIDVGMDVARFNLSHGSHAEHEERYLRVRKAATEAERNVGVLVDLQGPKIRLGEFAGGSAELEVGQTFTITVEDVDGTAERASTTYKGLPGDVKAGDSVLVDDGRLSLEVTEVTDTDVVTTVVIGGKVSNHKGLNLPGTAVSVPALSEKDIEDLRWGLRIGADMIALSFVRSAADVDDVHRIMAEEGVRLPVIAKVEKPQAVENLAEIVDAFDGVMVARGDLGVELPLWDVPLVQKRAVELCRRRAKPVIVATQMLDSMITNPRPTRAETSDVANAVLDGADAVMLSGETSVGAYPIETVATMAKIVETVEEHGLERIPPLGTQPRTKGGAITKAAVETGALLGAKYLVAFTQSGDSARRMARLRPDIPLLAFSPLSATRHQLALSWGIEAFTAEHVDHTDEMVKQVDRMLLEQERCRRGDLVIIVAGSPPGIPGSTNAMRVHRIGDAVGKVAPAYH is encoded by the coding sequence GTGCGTAGAGCGAAGATTGTTTGCACTCTTGGTCCAGCGACCGACTCGCCGGAGCGGCTGCGGGAACTGATCGACGTCGGCATGGACGTCGCGCGGTTCAACCTCAGTCACGGGAGCCACGCGGAACACGAGGAGCGGTACCTCCGGGTGCGCAAGGCGGCTACTGAGGCCGAGCGCAACGTGGGCGTCCTCGTCGACCTCCAGGGCCCGAAGATCCGGCTGGGCGAGTTCGCCGGCGGCTCGGCGGAGCTCGAGGTCGGCCAGACCTTCACCATCACCGTCGAGGACGTCGACGGCACGGCCGAGCGCGCCTCCACCACGTACAAGGGCCTGCCCGGCGACGTGAAGGCCGGCGACTCCGTGCTCGTCGACGACGGCCGGCTGTCGCTCGAGGTCACCGAGGTCACCGACACCGACGTCGTGACCACGGTCGTCATCGGCGGCAAGGTCTCCAACCACAAGGGCCTGAACCTCCCCGGCACCGCCGTCAGCGTGCCGGCGCTGTCCGAGAAGGACATCGAGGACCTGCGGTGGGGGCTGCGCATCGGCGCCGACATGATCGCCCTGTCGTTCGTCCGGTCCGCCGCCGACGTCGACGACGTCCACCGCATCATGGCCGAAGAGGGCGTCCGGCTGCCGGTCATCGCCAAGGTCGAGAAGCCGCAGGCGGTCGAGAACCTCGCCGAGATCGTCGACGCGTTCGACGGCGTCATGGTCGCCCGCGGCGACCTCGGCGTCGAGCTGCCCCTGTGGGACGTCCCGCTGGTGCAGAAGCGCGCCGTCGAGCTCTGCCGGCGCCGGGCCAAGCCGGTCATCGTCGCCACCCAGATGCTCGACTCCATGATCACCAACCCGCGGCCCACCCGCGCCGAGACCTCCGACGTCGCCAACGCCGTCCTCGACGGAGCCGACGCCGTCATGCTGTCCGGCGAGACCAGCGTGGGCGCCTATCCCATCGAGACCGTCGCCACCATGGCGAAGATCGTCGAGACGGTCGAGGAGCACGGCCTCGAGCGCATCCCGCCGCTGGGCACCCAGCCCCGCACCAAGGGCGGCGCCATCACCAAGGCCGCGGTCGAGACCGGTGCCCTGCTGGGTGCGAAGTACCTGGTCGCGTTCACGCAGAGCGGCGACTCCGCCCGGCGCATGGCCCGGCTGCGTCCCGACATCCCGCTGCTGGCGTTCAGCCCGCTGAGCGCCACCCGGCACCAGCTGGCGCTGTCGTGGGGCATCGAGGCGTTCACCGCCGAGCACGTCGACCACACCGACGAGATGGTCAAGCAGGTCGACCGCATGCTGCTCGAGCAGGAGCGGTGCCGCCGTGGCGACCTCGTCATCATCGTGGCCGGCTCGCCTCCCGGCATCCCCGGCTCGACCAACGCCATGCGGGTGCACCGCATCGGCGACGCCGTCGGCAAGGTCGCGCCGGCGTACCACTGA
- a CDS encoding glutamate synthase subunit beta, whose protein sequence is MADPRGFLKTPRQGATPRPVEERLRDWNEVYPAPGIGRTLLPIIVEQAGRCMDCGIPFCHHGCPLGNLIPEWNDLVWRDDWKVAAERLHATNNFPEFTGRLCPAPCEAACVVAIADDAVTIKNVEVSIIDKAFDEGWVAPLPPERLTDRTVAVIGSGPAGLAVAQQLTRAGHTVAVYERADRAGGLLRYGIPEFKMEKKHLDRRLDQMRAEGTIFRTGVEVGATLTGKELRARYDAVVLAVGATDWRDLPIPGRELDGVHQAMEYLPQANRVALGEAVPGQITAEGKHVVIIGGGDTGADCLGTAHRQGAASVTQLEIMPEPPGSRHVSTPWPMWPLLLRTSSAHEEGGERVYAVSTLEFTGSEGKVTTLRLVEVERTSSGFEPVPGSERDLPADLVLLAMGFVGPEKSALVEQLGVDLDARGNIVRDESFETTVPGVFVAGDAGRGQSLIVWAIAEGRSVAAAVDRKLTGVDRLPSPVSPTDRPLAV, encoded by the coding sequence ATGGCTGACCCACGAGGCTTCCTGAAGACCCCGCGGCAGGGCGCAACACCGCGCCCGGTCGAGGAGCGGCTGCGCGACTGGAACGAGGTCTACCCTGCACCGGGCATCGGCCGCACCCTGCTGCCGATCATCGTCGAGCAGGCCGGGCGCTGCATGGACTGCGGCATCCCGTTCTGCCACCACGGCTGCCCGCTGGGCAACCTCATCCCCGAGTGGAACGACCTCGTCTGGCGCGACGACTGGAAGGTGGCGGCCGAGCGGCTGCACGCCACGAACAACTTCCCGGAGTTCACCGGGCGGCTGTGCCCGGCGCCGTGCGAGGCGGCCTGCGTGGTCGCCATCGCCGACGACGCCGTCACCATCAAGAACGTCGAGGTGTCGATCATCGACAAGGCGTTCGACGAGGGCTGGGTGGCGCCGCTGCCGCCGGAGCGGCTGACCGACCGGACGGTGGCCGTCATCGGCTCCGGCCCGGCCGGGCTCGCCGTCGCCCAGCAGCTGACCCGCGCCGGGCACACCGTTGCCGTCTACGAGCGGGCCGACCGCGCGGGCGGGCTGCTGCGCTACGGCATCCCCGAGTTCAAGATGGAGAAGAAGCACCTCGACCGCCGGCTGGACCAGATGCGGGCCGAGGGCACCATCTTCCGCACCGGCGTCGAGGTCGGAGCCACCCTCACCGGCAAGGAGCTGCGGGCCCGCTACGACGCCGTCGTGCTGGCCGTGGGCGCCACCGACTGGCGCGACCTGCCGATCCCGGGCCGCGAGCTCGACGGCGTCCACCAGGCCATGGAGTACCTCCCGCAGGCCAACCGCGTCGCGCTCGGCGAAGCCGTCCCCGGCCAGATCACGGCCGAGGGCAAGCACGTCGTCATCATCGGCGGCGGCGACACCGGCGCCGACTGCCTGGGCACCGCGCACCGGCAGGGCGCGGCGTCGGTCACGCAACTCGAGATCATGCCGGAGCCCCCGGGCAGTCGGCACGTGTCGACGCCGTGGCCCATGTGGCCGCTGCTGCTGCGCACGTCCAGCGCCCACGAGGAGGGCGGCGAGCGCGTCTACGCCGTCTCCACGCTCGAGTTCACCGGCTCCGAGGGCAAGGTGACGACGCTGCGGCTGGTCGAGGTCGAGCGGACGTCGTCGGGCTTCGAGCCGGTGCCCGGCAGCGAGCGCGACCTGCCGGCCGACCTCGTCCTGCTGGCCATGGGCTTCGTCGGGCCGGAGAAGTCGGCGCTGGTCGAGCAGCTCGGCGTCGACCTCGACGCGCGGGGCAACATCGTGCGCGACGAGTCGTTCGAGACCACGGTCCCGGGCGTCTTCGTGGCCGGCGACGCCGGCCGCGGCCAGTCCCTCATCGTGTGGGCGATCGCGGAGGGCCGCTCGGTGGCCGCCGCCGTCGACCGGAAGCTGACGGGGGTCGACCGGCTCCCGTCGCCGGTCTCGCCCACCGACCGTCCGCTCGCGGTGTGA